The Pseudomonas chlororaphis subsp. piscium genome contains the following window.
TACGAAGTCATCGGTCACTTTGGTGATCTTGCCGGCGATACCGCCAGTAGTCACAACTTCGTCACCTTTCTGCAGGCTGCCCAGCAGGTTCTTCTGTTCTTTGGCGCGCTTGGCCTGTGGACGCCAGATCATCAGGTAGAAGATGACCAGGAAACCGACCAGGAAAATCCACTCAAAACCAGTGCCAGCAGGGCCAGCAGCAGGTGCAGCAGCATCAGCCATTGCAGTCGAGATAAAAAAGCTCATGTAACACTCCGGATAATTACAAAAGTGGGTCTAAACGTCTTTAGAACTTATTCTAAAGGCGGCACGGGCAACCCGCGTTTGGCATAGAAGGAATCGACAAAGGCGGCCAATGTACCCTGTTGAATAGCCTCGCGCAAACCAGCCATAAGACGTTGGTAATGACGCAAATTATGGATGGTATTGAGCATGCTCCCCAGCATTTCGCCGCACTTGTCCAGATGATGCAGATAAGCACGGGAGAAGTTCTGGCAGGTATAGCAATCGCAGGTCGGATCCAGCGGCGAATCATCATGGCGATGGAACGCGTTGCGGATCTTCAGCACGCCAGTGTCAATGAACAGGTGCCCATTGCGGGCATTACGGGTTGGCATCACGCAATCGAACATATCCACACCGCGGCGCACACCCTCAACCAGATCTTCCGGCTTGCCAACACCCATAAGGTAACGAGGTTTGTCTGCTGGCATCTGGCCTGGCAGGTAGTCCAGTACCTTGATCATCTCGTGCTTGGGCTCGCCCACCGACAGGCCACCGATGGCCAGGCCGTCGAAGCCGATCTTGTCCAGGCCTTCCAGGGAGCGCATGCGCAGGTCCTGGTGCATGCCGCCCTGGACGATGCCGAACAGCGCCGCCGTGTTGTCGCCATGGGCGTTCTTCGAGCGCTGGGCCCAGCGCAGCGACAGCTCCATGGACACCCGCGCGACGTCTTCGTCGGCCGGGTACGGGGTGCATTCGTCGAAGATCATCACGATGTCCGACCCCAGGTCGCGCTGGACCTGCATCGACTCTTCCGGGCCCATGAAAACCTTGGCGCCATCGACCGGCGAGGCAAAGGTCACGCCCTCCTCCTTGATCTTGCGCATGGCGCCCAGGCTGAACACCTGGAAACCGCCGGAGTCGGTGAGGATCGGGCCTTTCCACTGCATGAAGTCATGCAGGTCGCCGTGCTTCTTGATCACTTCGGTGCCCGGGCGCAGCCACA
Protein-coding sequences here:
- the yajC gene encoding preprotein translocase subunit YajC — translated: MSFFISTAMADAAAPAAGPAGTGFEWIFLVGFLVIFYLMIWRPQAKRAKEQKNLLGSLQKGDEVVTTGGIAGKITKVTDDFVVLEVSDTIEMKFQKGAIAATLPKGTLKAI
- the tgt gene encoding tRNA guanosine(34) transglycosylase Tgt, giving the protein MSFELLATDGKARRGRLTFPRGTVETPAFMPVGTYGTVKGMLPRDIVATGAEIILGNTFHLWLRPGTEVIKKHGDLHDFMQWKGPILTDSGGFQVFSLGAMRKIKEEGVTFASPVDGAKVFMGPEESMQVQRDLGSDIVMIFDECTPYPADEDVARVSMELSLRWAQRSKNAHGDNTAALFGIVQGGMHQDLRMRSLEGLDKIGFDGLAIGGLSVGEPKHEMIKVLDYLPGQMPADKPRYLMGVGKPEDLVEGVRRGVDMFDCVMPTRNARNGHLFIDTGVLKIRNAFHRHDDSPLDPTCDCYTCQNFSRAYLHHLDKCGEMLGSMLNTIHNLRHYQRLMAGLREAIQQGTLAAFVDSFYAKRGLPVPPLE